In Synechococcus sp. UW69, the following are encoded in one genomic region:
- a CDS encoding FIST N-terminal domain-containing protein: protein MAPFAPFSWFRSGGTEVSCRSGLSAKASLDEAVRDVVAQLGRPRGEADLALVFTSTGYATDLPRLLPMLRAQISAKHWIGCTGGGVVGTRGDGSASELEQTPALSVTLLSLPGASITTRHLSTEKLPDLDGAAQRWQDWVDITPEDSRSQILLIDPTSSGINDLISGLDYAYPDAEKIGGIAAPHNSPHGSLLLDDRILTGAVVCSIGGRWRLETVVAQGCRPIGPVFSIEQVQRNVLLELNDGGNKASPIACLQRVLADLSEQERELVRHSLFLGVERSNLRLNSDGATSEASAFLMRNLIGVDPSNGAVAVAERVRAGQNVQFHLREATASQDEALGLLKTATADPGDTVHFGLLMACLGRGKGLFGRADGDISLARQLMPELPVAGAFCNGEIGPIGGTTHLHGYTACWGLLRQDPDSSSGSGSDNLS from the coding sequence ATGGCACCGTTTGCACCGTTCAGCTGGTTCCGATCCGGGGGCACTGAAGTCAGTTGCCGATCAGGGCTTTCTGCCAAAGCGTCTCTGGACGAAGCGGTGCGGGACGTGGTCGCGCAACTGGGTCGACCCAGGGGCGAAGCCGATCTCGCACTCGTCTTCACCTCAACCGGTTATGCCACCGACTTACCTCGGTTACTGCCGATGCTTCGCGCCCAAATCAGCGCGAAGCATTGGATCGGATGCACAGGTGGAGGCGTGGTGGGCACCCGCGGCGACGGTAGTGCCTCGGAACTGGAGCAGACACCGGCCTTGAGCGTGACATTGCTCTCCCTGCCGGGGGCATCCATCACAACCCGCCACCTCAGCACAGAAAAACTGCCTGATCTTGATGGAGCGGCCCAACGATGGCAGGACTGGGTCGACATCACACCGGAGGATTCCCGGAGCCAGATCCTCCTGATCGACCCCACCAGCAGTGGCATCAACGATCTGATCAGCGGGCTGGACTATGCCTACCCGGATGCCGAGAAGATTGGCGGGATCGCAGCGCCCCATAACAGTCCGCACGGATCACTGCTGCTGGATGACCGCATCCTCACAGGCGCAGTGGTCTGTTCGATCGGGGGTCGCTGGCGACTCGAAACAGTGGTGGCGCAAGGCTGTCGTCCCATTGGCCCGGTGTTCTCGATCGAGCAGGTGCAGCGCAACGTGCTGTTGGAACTGAATGATGGCGGCAACAAAGCCAGCCCCATCGCCTGCCTGCAGCGGGTCCTAGCCGACCTCAGCGAACAGGAGCGCGAGCTAGTGCGTCACTCACTATTCCTCGGCGTGGAACGCAGCAACCTGCGACTGAATTCCGACGGAGCAACTTCAGAAGCAAGTGCATTCCTCATGCGCAACCTGATTGGTGTGGATCCCAGCAACGGCGCCGTGGCCGTTGCAGAGCGAGTGCGCGCCGGCCAAAACGTGCAATTCCATCTCCGTGAAGCCACCGCATCTCAGGACGAGGCCCTTGGGTTGCTGAAGACAGCCACGGCTGATCCAGGCGACACGGTCCACTTCGGGCTGCTGATGGCCTGCTTGGGACGAGGCAAGGGACTGTTCGGTCGTGCCGATGGCGACATCAGCCTGGCGCGCCAACTCATGCCGGAGCTTCCCGTGGCAGGAGCGTTCTGCAACGGTGAGATTGGGCCCATTGGCGGAACGACGCATCTGCACGGCTACACCGCCTGCTGGGGCTTGCTGCGTCAGGACCCCGACAGCTCCTCTGGCAGTGGCTCTGACAATCTCAGTTGA
- a CDS encoding DUF3177 family protein produces MNELTYRALVWLTYRLAATFAVGVPLVLLMWSAWRREPMVLRLLGIYWKVASLMAISLLLLMDQRPLGYATAAVAPVLMVISLWFWVDINEELADQPSWRPLPLAVKVWRWAFSGFGLLSLVMSITGLRCMQQLALPSCLTWLEAPQGIHGLAATVFNFLFGGQWTEAVAAFVGYVALVAYLAGLLQWLLVRLPRFGRVAGDF; encoded by the coding sequence GTGAACGAGCTCACGTACCGCGCTCTGGTGTGGCTGACCTATCGCTTGGCCGCCACCTTTGCTGTTGGTGTGCCTTTGGTCTTGTTGATGTGGTCGGCATGGCGTCGCGAGCCGATGGTGCTTCGGCTTCTGGGCATCTACTGGAAGGTGGCCAGCCTGATGGCGATCAGCCTGCTGCTTCTCATGGATCAACGACCCCTGGGCTACGCCACTGCTGCTGTCGCTCCGGTCTTGATGGTGATCAGCCTGTGGTTCTGGGTTGACATCAATGAGGAGTTGGCCGATCAACCGTCCTGGCGTCCCCTGCCGTTGGCTGTGAAGGTTTGGCGTTGGGCGTTCAGTGGTTTTGGACTCCTCAGCCTGGTGATGAGCATCACAGGCTTGCGTTGCATGCAGCAGCTGGCGTTGCCCTCCTGCTTGACGTGGCTTGAGGCTCCCCAGGGCATCCATGGCCTGGCGGCCACGGTGTTCAATTTTTTATTCGGTGGTCAGTGGACTGAGGCCGTTGCCGCCTTTGTGGGATATGTCGCCCTGGTGGCCTACCTGGCCGGGCTGCTGCAGTGGTTGTTGGTACGCCTGCCCCGCTTCGGGCGTGTGGCGGGCGATTTCTGA